DNA from Pseudoalteromonas marina:
AATTACTATCTGGAAGAAGAGTTTTGTAGTTAATATCGTGACTTGTTAACAATGAAATAGCTAACGGCTGCTCAATAATCCACTCAAGTGCATAACGTAAGCAAATATCAGCTAAACCATCACGGTAGTATCCACCGCCAATGTCTGAATGCGCGCCTGCAAACCACAGTTCAGTAATGTTATTTTGATGGTTCATCAGCGTAGGCTCAAACGCACGGCGTTTTTCATCAAGTGCCACGCAGTGCAGTGCTTGTGAAATATTATTAGCAATGGTGTGGTTTTCAAAAATAACGTGCTCGGCGCCGCGTGTCGCTTTACTCACTTTTGATAAGCCAATTGAGGCCACGGTATCAAATACACATACGTACACATTATTACTAATCAAAGGTTCCAGAATTTTTGCAAAACGCCTAGCGAGAGCGCCACCTCGGCTAAAACCGGTAAGTAAAAGGGTATCGCCTAGTTGGTAATGCGTTTTAAAATCACGCATGGCTTGATTTAAAATACTGGCAACATCGTCACCACGTGGCGCTAAAGTTTGGTTTAAAATGCGTTTTAACCGGCTACCTTTAGTGCCAATACCTTGATAATAAAAGCTCAATTGTTGCGAGAAAGGTGTAGTGGGGGAACCATCAAGTTTGCCGCCTAATAATAAGTGCAGCTTAACAATGTTAGAAATACTACTGTCTTCTTTAAAATGCTCTGAGCTAAATTGGTCTGCGTCACGGGGCTCATTTCCTGTGCCATCAAAGTTAAAAACTAGTGTTTTTCCCGTCATTGCCTTATTCCCTAAGTGGTTTGTATAAATTTACATGGGAATTGTGAAAAATCAAAGACAGCGGTAATAAAAATTTATTAAATCTGCTTATTACCGCCATGGGTTATTTATTAATGCAATTTCATTTTAGGGCGCACTACACGCAGTACTTTTTCGCTTATCCATAACGCAAAGGTTTTTGCGCTACCGTGTATGGCGCGCTGGTGCATACGATACAGCGATATATACATAAAGCGGGCTATTTTACCTTCAATAAAAAAGGTGTTGCTGGTTAAGTTACCCATTAAATTACCGACTGTGCTGTAGCGCGATAAGTTAACGAGAGAGCCGTGGTCGCTGTATTTAAACTCGCTTAGCGGCTGGTGTTTAAGTGTTGCAATAAGGTTTTTTTCAACACATTGTGCCATTTGATGGGCCGATTGCGCGCGTGGCGGTACAAGTTTTCCGTCTTCTTGGGTAAAGGCGCAGCAATCGCCAAGTACAAAAATACTTTCATCTACGGTGCTTTGTAAGAACTTGTTTACTTGAATTTGGTTGCTGCGAGTAAGCTCAAAAACACCTAGGTCTTTAATAAAATCTGGCGCTTTTACGCCTGCCGCCCATACCATAATATCGGCATTAATATGTTCTTCGTCTTTTGTTATAAAGCCTTGCTCGGTGGCTTCTTTTACTTGGGTTTGTTCTCGCACGTTTACGCCCAATTTTAACAGCTCGCGTTTGGCACTTACGGCAATACGCTCTGGTAATGCAGGTAAAATACGTGGACCGGCTTCAATTAAATGAATGTGCAAACGTTTAGACGACATGTTTGTAAGGCCGTAAAGCTTTAGTAATTCAGACACGTGATACAGCTCTGCCGAGAGCTCAACGCCTGTTGCGCCGCCGCCAACAATGGCAATATCAAGAGATTGTTGCTGGTTGTCGTCTTGGTGAAGGCGGGTAAAGCTATCGAGCAAAGAATGCTGAAAACGCTCAGCTTGCTGGTTTGAATCTAAAAAGTAGCAATGCTCTTTTATGCCTGGGGTATTAAAGTCGTTACTTACACTGCCAATAGCAATAACAAGGTGGTCGTAGCGTACAGTGCGTTTGGGCAAAATAGTGTGGCCAAGTTCGTCAAAAAGTGGTGCGAGGGTAATTGTTTTATTACTTTGGTCGATATTACAAAAGGTACCAAGTTGGAAATTATAATGATGTTTTGCGGCATGGGCAGAGTAAACTACGCCATCTAAATCGGGGTCAATAGAGCCTGTGGCTACTTCGTGCAGTAAAGGCTTCCATATGTGGGTGCGGTTTTTGTCTATTAATAAAATATCTGCGTGTTTTTTCTTTCCTAGTTTATGCCCTAATTGAGTTGCAAGCTCTAATCCGCCAGCGCCGCCGCCAATAACGACGATTTTAGGAGTGGTTATGTTCATGACTATGCCCTTAAAAATAATATACCCAAGCAATCTGTTTTATTATTTTTAAAATGACTTGGGTATCGAAAATTATTTTGGCAAAGCTCACTTTTATGGGGCTATAGTGTGCGCCTAAATAATGGATATGTCAGCAGTAAATCACCTAATTTACGGTATACTAACTTGCAAATACTTCATCTAGGCTGCATTTTTCTGTTATAGCCCTGTGTTATCAACGCCAAAAAGGACATTTTTATGAATACGCCGCTTTTACAATCACTTGAGCAACATTTTGGTTTTAACCAGTTTAGAGCAGGGCAGCAGCAAACTATAGAGCAGCTTTTAAATGGGCAATCGTCCCTTGCTATATTCCCTACAGGGTCGGGTAAGTCGTTGTGTTATCAGCTAACGGCTATGCATTTAGAAAACTTAACGTTAGTGGTGTCGCCATTACTAGCCTTAATGAAAGATCAAATTAGTTTTTTAAATAGCAAAGGTATTTACGCGGCAAGCCTTGATTCTAGCCAAGACCAAATGCAAAGCAGCACCGTAATGAACGATGTGCGAAATGGTAAAATTAAAGTGTTAATGGTGTCGGTAGAGCGCTTTAAAAACGAGCGATTTAGAGAGTTTATAAGCCAGGTTGCGCTGTCTATGCTGGTGGTAGATGAGGCGCACTGTATATCTGAATGGGGGCATAACTTCAGACCTGACTACTTAAAACTACCGCGATATCGCGAAGAGCTAAATATTCCACTAGTACTATTGCTTACCGCCACCGCCACTAAAAAAGTAAAACGCGACATGAGCGAGCGTTTTAATATTGCCCCTGAGTGCATTGTACAAACTGGCTTTTACCGCGCTAACCTCGATTTAAGCGTGCTAAGTGTAAAAACGGCTGATAAAAACACCGAACTTACAAACATAGTGCGTGCGCAAAATGGCCCAGGTATTGTGTATGTAACACTGCAGCAAAGTGCTGAGCAAGTGGCTAACACGCTAAGTGCGCAAGGTATTCAGGCGGTTGCGTATCATGCAGGGCTTGAAGATACACTCCGGTGGCAAATTCAAGATGATTTTATGGCGGGTAAAATTAACGTAGTTGTAGCAACTATAGCCTTTGGTATGGGCGTTGATAAATCAGACATTCGCTTTGTTATTCATTACGATTTACCAAAATCGATTGAAAACTACAGCCAAGAAATTGGCCGCGCAGGGCGCGATGGCAACCCATCAAACTGCTACACGCTTGCTAATTTAGATGGCCTAAACACAGTAGAAAACTTTGTATATGGCGACACCCCTGAGCTGAGTGGCATTGAATATGTAATTAACGATATTCGCCAAGCCCAACAGCAATGGGAAATGCAAGAATACAGCCTTTCAAGCGAAAGTAATATTCGCCAATTAGCACTTAAAACATTACTGGTTCAACTTGAAATGCAAGGCGCAATTACGCCGCAGTACGCCTATTATGCCGATTTTAAATACAAGTTCTTGGTTGATAAAAACGAGCTACTTAGCCAGTTTGACGAGCAGCGCCAAGCCTTTTTAACGCAAATATTTAGCCATACCGATTTTAAAAAAATATGGGGCACGCTCAATTTTGACACCCTTACCCAAGCCGCGCAGGTTGACCGTAAACGGGTTGTGGCCGCGCTTGACTACCTAGCTGAAAAAAACCTTATAACGCTTGAAACCAAACGCATTACCCAAGTATATAAAGTGCATAGTGAAGTTATAAATAACCCAGAGCTTGCCCAGCAGTTACACCACTACTTTGCTGATAAAGAACAAGCTGAAATAAAACGAATTGCTGCTTTAGTGCGCTTTTTTGAGCTACAAACTTGCCTGAGTTATAACTTAGCGCGCTACTTTGACGACCAAAACGCGCCAGCGCAATGCGGGCATTGCAGTGTATGCCGTGGTAATACTGTAAAACTAGAATACTCACTAGCGCCTGTAACTATTAATGATGACGTTATTTATCAAAAGGTAGATGAGTTTTTGGCGCATATGGCCACAAAGGGAGTTCATAACGTGGGTGTTGAAACCCAGTGCCGCTTTTTAGCGGGTATGAGCGTGCCATTGTTTGCTCGTAATAAGGTACGCCAACTCAGCGGATTTGCACTTTGTGAACAACTACGATATAGCGATATAAAAGCCACACTGCTTGGCAGATAGCCATTAAAGTAATGATCAAACCTGCATAATTATAAAAAATGTTAAATTTTTGTTTGTTTTTTCAGCGTTTAACTATACTCAACTTGACTATAAAGGTCATATAAAACGAGGTGAACGATGAAACTGCAAAAATTGATGCTGTTAGGAGTGTTTATTTCAGGGACTAGTTACGCTGAAATTAATATTTCAGGCTTTGCAAGTATTAACGCGGGTAAAGTACTCAGTGGAAGTGGTGTGCCGCAATATGGTGTTGAGCCAACCTTTTTGGCTGACTACCCTAATGTGAGTGGCTACACAGAAGACTTATCTTTCTCTCCAGAGTCGTTAATTGGTATACAATTGTCGGGGGATCTTGGTGAGGGCTTATCTGTCACAGGTCAAATTGTTGCCCGAGGTGTAAACGATTTTGATGCTAATTTTGAGTGGGCATATATTTCGTACGAAATAAATGATAATTGGACGGTTCAAGCAGGTAAAAAGCGTTTACCTCTTTTTTATTACTCAGATTTTTTTGACGTAGGTTACGCATATGTATGGATGCGTGCACCTGCCGACAATTATACATGGCAAGTATTTAACTATGAGGGCATAAACCTTCTCTATTCTGGCTCGATTGGAGAGTGGGGTGTGTCTGCTAATGTGTATGCTGGTAAAGAAGATGATGACGACAACAAACTGCTATCAGACTTTTTCTTTCAAGAGCCTACCCGAGAAATTTGGGAAGATATGCTAGGTGGTGTACTTTCGTTAAGCCATGATTGGCTTGAATTGAGAGTAACGCATATGCAATACACTAATAAACGCTTTCGTTCTGGAGAGCCGGTTTTATGGGATGGAAAAGATAGCCGTGATGGCAAATTCTATGGCTTAGCTGCCAATTTTGATTTTGGCGACTTTTTTGTACTAAGCGAACTTAACCGTTTAGATCTAGACGGAAACCTAGACACTTATATGATCAGTGCAGGGTATCGGTTTGATGCAATTACGCCTTATGTGATGTTTTCAGATTTTGAGCAAGAAGGTGAGGGAGATACTGAAAGCCATAATACCTTTGCGGTGGGGGTTCGTTGGGATTTTCATCCTTCGGCGGCACTCAAAATGCAGTACGACAGGGTAAAAGATGATTCATTCGAGTTAGCGGTAGCGGGTGATAGTAAAGCAATCACGCTTGGTGTTGATGTTGTATTTTAAGGGGAATTAAAAATGAAAAAATTAATGTTATGTGTACTGTTTTTGTTTAGCAATGTTGCCTTTGCTGATTTTGCTATTATTGTACATCCTTCAAACGAGAGTAGTTTTGATGAGTCCGTCATTAGTCGAATTTATACCGGAAAAGAAAAGTCGTTTAGTAATGGCAATACGATCATTCCAATATCACAAGATTCAAAAAATCCGACTACGGAGCAGTTTAACAGTAAACTGCTTAATAAAAGTGCGTCGCAGTTAAGAGCCTATTGGTCAAAGCTTATTTTTACGGGAAAAGGAACACCACCCAAAGAGCTAGAAAATGACTCAGAGGTGATCAAAATGGTTGCAGCTAACCCAAATACGATTGGGTTTGTTTCGGCATCTGCCGTGTCTGATGATGTGAAGGTGGTATTAAACTTTTAATTTAAAATTAAAAGCCAACAATAAAGCGTGTTAACGAGTAGCACGCTTTTTATTACTCTATTTGTTCACCATTAAAATTAACTAGCACGTTTAGCCTGCTCGTGTATCCTACTTAGTGTGTTTCTTTTATTTAAGCCGCTATGCCTAATACTGTTATTCCAAGTAAAACTATTTCCTCTACACCTGAGCCCGTAACCTGCGCCAATTGCCAAGCATGTTGCTGCCAATTAGAAGTGCGCATAGTAACCGACACCGGTGTGCCTTTTCAGTACATTGATTACGACAAGTGGGGCAGCGAAGTAATGAAACGCGCAGACGATGGCTGGTGCCAAGCACTCGACCGCAATACGCTAATGTGTACCATTTATGAAAACCGCCCACTTACTTGCCGTGAGTTTGAAATGGCCTCGAACGAGTGTATTACAGAGCGCGAAATAGCCGGTATTTAATACAAGCATATGTATTAAAAAGGGGCTTAAAAAGCCCCTTTGGTTTATCTGTGTTTTGCACTAATTAGTCGTATTTAGCTTCTAGCTCATTAGCCGTATGAAACTTCTCGTGGCTTTGTAATTGCTCGTCGTATTTTACTAGGTTTTTAAAGTGACCTAGCTGACCTGAGTTTTTAACAATTTCAACAATAAACGACATCATAAAATCGGCGCCGGTTAGGGTGTCGCCAACTAAATAACGTTTACCTTCTAGCCGGTCGTTAAAGTAGCTAATAACTTTAGCGGTTTCGGCGTCGGCGTAGCCTTCTAAAAATTGTGTTTTAGCGCCATCTTTAAGCACAAACATTTTAAGTAGTAGCGGTAAAATGGCAGAGCTTTCAGCAAAGTGTAGCCATTGTTGGTAATCAACGTAGTCAGCGGTGCCAGCCTCTGGTGCAAACTTTCCGTTACCGTATTTAGTAATTAAGTAATCAGTAATAGCGCCAGATTCGGTAACAATTAACCCATCGTCTTCAATAACCGGCGACTTACCGAGTTGGTGAACTTGCTTTAGCTCATCAGGCGCTAAAAATGTGTCTTTGTTACGTTGGTAAGCAACAATTTCGTAATCAACTTCTAGTTCTTCTAAAAGCCAAATAATACGTTTTGAGCGCGATTTATTTAAATGGTGTAGTTTTATCATGTCAGTCCTTGTTGGCTTTGCTGGTTGCAGCAACGCTGTGTTTATATATTTTAGTTAAAGTGCATCGTTGATTTTAACAACGGTTTTACCAAAGTTTTTACCACTAAGCATATCGTTAAATGCGCTTACAGTGTTTTCAATACCTTCTACCATGTGCTCGCGGTATTGTACTTTGCCATCCTGCAGCCACTTTTGCATGTCTTGGGCAAATTCATTGTAGCGGTGACCGTAGTCGTCAAAAATTATAAAGCCTTGCATTTTAATACGTTTAGTAAGCAACTGCCCCATTAGCATACCCATACGGTCAGGGCCTTCAGGTAAGCTTGTTGCGTTATACTGCGATACTAAACCACACAGCGGTACACGAGCTGCGGTATTAAGTAATGGTAATACGGCATCAAACACTTTACCGCCCACATTTTCGTAATAAACATCTATGCCTTTATCACAGGCTTTTTCTAGTTGCTCTGCAAAGTCATCGGCTTTGTGATCAATACAGGCATCAAACCCTAGTTTTTCAACTGCATGGGCACATTTTTCGCTGCCACCAGCAACGCCTACCACTTTACAGCCTTTAATTTTAGCTATTTGGCCAACGGTTGCACCAACTGGCCCCGTTGCTGCGGCTACGACTACCGTTTCGCCTTCTTTAGGTGCGCCAATATCAAGTAGGCCCATATACGCCGTAAAGCCCGGCATACCCATAATGCCTAGCGCGTACGAAGGATTTGCAGGCTCTTTGCCTAATTGCATAAGGCCTTCGCCATTACTAATGGCGTAGCTTTGCCAACCTGTGTAGGCAAGTACCCACTCGCCTTCGCTAAATTTATCGTTTTTAGACTTTTCTACTTGGCACACGGTAGCGCCAACCATTACGTCACCCACGTTTACCGGATCGGCGTACGACTTTGCGTCGCTCATGCGGCCACGCATGTATGGGTCAAGTGATAAGTAAATAGTGCGCAGCAGCATCTCGCCATCTTTAAGGGCTGGTAAATCGACTGTTTTAAGCTCAAAGTTTTTATCGGTTGGAGTACCGTGTGGGCGTGATGCTAAAGTAAGTTGACGACTAGTTGCAGACATAAAATTCTCCTTTTGAATATGAACCCACTTAACGAATGTGTATGCGTTTAATAACCCGATTGGCATAAACAATAATGCGCGCTAAGTAGTAAATGTATGTAAAAATTTGTACCTTACAACAGGAGTTTTGGGCGAGGGGCTGTTAATTCAACCTTAAGCGGAGTAATTATTCTAAAAGGTTTATTTGAGCTTGCTAAAAATATGACTATCGTAAAATGCGCCATTTTTATAAATGGCTTGTTTAAGAACGGCCTCGGCCTTAAAACCACATTTAGTCAGTGCCTTTATAGAACCAGTATTACCAGCAAATACAGCGCCAAAAATACGGTTTAGGTTTGAGGTTTTAAATGCGTCATCGCAAATTTTTGTAATAGCGTGAGTCATTATTCCTTGCCCCCAAAAGTCACTATTAAGCCAATAGCCTATTTCGCCACTGCGGCTATACTCGAATTCTCCGGGCGTTATGCCTATACACCCCGCAAATTGCTCATCTACAACAATGGCCTTAACTATTCCACTTTTAGAGCCTTGGTTTATCCACCAATCGGCGTCGGCTTGGGTATACGGAAATGGAATTTTAGACGATAAAAAGCGGGTCACCTGTTCATCGTTTAAGGTATTAATAATGTGTGGCGCGTCCTTTGGTTTAAAGTATCTTAGGGTAATCATTGTTTTAATTAAGTATAGGGTGAATAAGGTTTAACTTAGCAAGCAATTAGAGATTGCACAATCACAAAGATTAACCGCTTACGCCTATAACTTTGTTTTAAAGTACTCTAATATAAGCAAAATATAATACTGTTTAAGATACCTTTTATGCACCCACACATAGCCGCCCTATATAATAGTGCCCAAAAGCCAAGCCGTTTAATTGTAGGTTTAATGAGTGGTACCTCGTTAGATGGGCTCGATGTAGCGCTATGTAAGGTAAGCGGCGCGGGCTTAAACACACATATTGAAATATTAAATTTTACCACCGTTGAATATAGCGACGATTATAAAAGCAAAATAAAGGAGGTATTTGCAAAGCGAGAGTGCGATTTAGAACTAGTAACCTTACTGCATCCGTGGGTAGGTAAGCTCCATGGCAATATGGTTAATCAGTGCTTAAAAGTGTGGCAAGTGGACCCTAGTACAATTGATGTTATAGCCAGTCACGGGCAAACAATTTACCACTGCCCACAGTCGCAACATAATCATAAAAGCTTTACTAATGGCACGTTACAAATTGGCGACAGCGACCAAATAGCCGTTACTACCGGCATTACAACCATTGGCGATTTTAGGCAAAAGCACATAGCCGCAGGAGGCGAAGGTGCCCCCCTTGCGGTATATGGCGATTACTTGTTTTTTTCAAGCCTTGTTGAAAACCGTATTTTACTTAACATGGGTGGTATAGCTAACTTAACTTTTTTACCCAAAAGCGGTGATGCAAACAGTGTATTTAGCTCTGATATTGGCCCGGGTAATACAATAATGGATGCCTATGTACAAAAATATTTTGAGGGGATGCATTTTGACGACGGTGCAAAAATAGCAAAAGCAGGGAAAGTAAATATGCCTTTACTTCATGCATTATGCGCAGATGACTTTTTTAATTTAAGCATGCCCAAAACAACAGGGCCAGAAGTGTTTAATTTAGCGTATTTAAAAGCGGCTCAAGCACTCACCAATACGCTTGACTTAACTCACCACGATGTAATGGCAACACTCAATGCATTTAGTGCTAATGTAATAAGCGATGCAATAAAACAGTGTGCTAAACACGAGGCAAATTGTGTGGTGTATGCCAGTGGTGGTGGAATACATAACCCACTATTAATGGAGCAGCTTTTAAACCTTTGCCCAGAGGTTAAGGCGTTTAAAAACACACAGGTATTAGGAATAGACCCCGATGCTAAAGAAGCCGTGTTATTTGCTATTTTAGCCAACGAATGCCTAGCAGGTGAGCAGCAACACCTTAATAATACCGCGCAAGGTATTGCGGGAGTGACTATGGGAAAAATAAGTTTTCCCGACTAACCGCTATTGATAAAAGCGTTTTAAAACAATGATAAAAAGGTCGAGCCTACCCCAGCAAAATAGCGGCGAAAACCGTGTGGTTTTGACTGCTCAATATTTACAAGTGGCGCGTTGTAGCCGCCCTCAAATGCGTTAATATTCATATCAAACTGAAGGCTATTTTTTAATGTAGCGTATTTACCGTGCAACATAAGCTGCATTACAAAACATTGGCTATGGGTAATTTTGTTTAAAGTAAGGTTAACGTAACCACGCTCTAAATCTGCTTGCGTAATAACGCTCTCAGTAAAATACTGAGCGCCACGGGCACTTGGATGTGTTGCGCTCAGCGAAATAACATCACCTTCATTTACAGCATCTGGCAAATCGCATTGCAATGTAATTGCATGAAGCGCATTAGCTTGTACCGAAAGGTTTTCGTATTCCATGGTGTGGCTCATAGCCGCAGACATCGGATCATCAAGTGATTGCAGTGCAAATGTTAGTTGCACTAAAGGTGTGGTCATTTACTTCGTCTTCTAGATTATAAAAAATACAGTTTGAGTTTAAATTATCACCTACTTAGATTGCAGTTTTATGACAAATTGCACTTAATCGGATAATCGCTGCTTTTTGATCAAAAATGATCGTTATAAGGTTTTCATTGAATTTAGGTGACGTTTGTTGTCAAAGTAGGTGAAACTTGCGATCCAGCCTAAAAGGGTATTAATAGTGCTTAAAAATAGTGCTTATAAATATTGTGGGGTAAGCATTTAGGCAGCAATATAATTTATATACGCAGAGCGATTTTTCATTTTCAACTATATGAATTTTAGCTGTATATACAGCCATAGTACGGTCGCTCGCATAGTCAATAAAACGACCCCGTTGCTCGTTTTATACTATGAAGAAAAGCGAGCACTGAAGGATTTTAATAACGCTGGCAATTAGTTGGCAAGTTTGTTACTAATAAACAAACAAGAAAAACGAGCTCCGCCGTGGTAGAAAAACGCGCGATTCGCTCGCTATAAACATGTTAGCGTTCAAGTGTACCTCACTCCAATCAAGTTATAGAAAGTAATAGGAATTATTATGGAAGATGTAAAAACAATCCCTTTTTTGAATGGAAATGCTTGGATAAGGGCTGATTTTCATCTTCATACAAAAGCAGATAAAGAGTTTAAATATAGTGGAGAAGATAACTCTTATGTTTCGGATTATGTCGCCAAACTAAATTCAGAAAGAATTCAATTAGGTGTAATAACGAACCACAATAAATTTGTTTTGAGTGAGTTTAACGCTTTAAAAAAGAAAGCAAAAAAATCAAAGATTGGCCTTCTCCCAGGTGTTGAGCTTTCGGTAAATGATGGAGCAAATGGAATTCATGTTCTTGTCGTATTTTCTGAAGAATGGATATCAGAAGGTCAAGATTATATTAACAATTTTCTAAATGTAACTTTCGCAGGAAGAACTCCATCTCAATATGAGCAGGAAAATGCTAGGTCAAATGATGATTTACTAGCCACTTTGAAGAAACTTGAAGCATATAACAAAAGTTTCTTCATTATATTCGCACATGTTGAAGCACCAAGCGGCCTTTGGAACGAGGTTGCGGGTGGAAAAATGCAAGAAATTGCTAAAGAACCGCTAGTTAAAAAGTATTGCAGAGGTTTCCAGAAAGTTAGAACGATTGATAATCCAGATAAGGTTAATAAATCAAAGGTTACTTCATGGTGGGGGGAAGCATATCCTGCAGAACTTGAGGGATCTGATCCAAAAAAAGTTGATGAAATTGGACGAGGTAAACAGTGTTACATAAATATAGGTGACTTCTCCTTTGATGCCGTTAGATATGCACTGTCAGATCATAACTACAGAGTTTCTTTTGAAAACAAAGGCGTTAGGCATTCCTATATTAAGAGTATTAGTTACGACGGTGGCTTTTTAGACGGTGTTACATTACCACTATCTCCGGGTTTGAATTGTCTTATTGGAATTCGCGGTAGCGGTAAGTCTTCAATTTTAGAAAGCTTGCGTTACGGTCTTGATATCCCAATGGGTAATACTCCTCAAGATAAAAATTATAAACAGTCACTTCTTCCACATATGTTGAAAAGTGGTGGAAAAATAACAATTGAAGCAGTTGATAGACATGGGGAAACTTATGAAGTATCTAGAATATTAAATAGCACCCCAGATGTTTACAAAAATGGGAACCATATTCCAGATATAAAAATTCTGGGAACTATTGTTAATAATCCGCTTTATTTCGGCCAAAAAGATTTGGCATCCGCGGGTGATGGTTTTGGACATGATTTAGTCGAAAAGATAGTACGGGATGAATTGGTTGATGTTAGAAAACGTATCGCTCAAAAGCAGGCAAACGTAACTGAGTGCATTGAA
Protein-coding regions in this window:
- a CDS encoding T6SS phospholipase effector Tle1-like catalytic domain-containing protein: MTGKTLVFNFDGTGNEPRDADQFSSEHFKEDSSISNIVKLHLLLGGKLDGSPTTPFSQQLSFYYQGIGTKGSRLKRILNQTLAPRGDDVASILNQAMRDFKTHYQLGDTLLLTGFSRGGALARRFAKILEPLISNNVYVCVFDTVASIGLSKVSKATRGAEHVIFENHTIANNISQALHCVALDEKRRAFEPTLMNHQNNITELWFAGAHSDIGGGYYRDGLADICLRYALEWIIEQPLAISLLTSHDINYKTLLPDSNLIAQDDLTVIPDSLALSHQQNYFWLNSFFKLVDRECFVLVDNEASNIKPLVHHSVATRINKLTSYRPESLKKQSYNVSYSDNSTLSFTGLSAHITLANQNMSVLSIGQSQDVVVFASEFYNKTGLMLEQGATYRFTPYPDQHWFDDGIKCTPKGWHRDDVQLGVKEIPMALLEPFRRLPDAQWFSLVGAINNNEEFLFKIANDATVTITKSGEFSPFANDLSRFYGANAGKIKVKVSRIS
- a CDS encoding GNAT family N-acetyltransferase — its product is MITLRYFKPKDAPHIINTLNDEQVTRFLSSKIPFPYTQADADWWINQGSKSGIVKAIVVDEQFAGCIGITPGEFEYSRSGEIGYWLNSDFWGQGIMTHAITKICDDAFKTSNLNRIFGAVFAGNTGSIKALTKCGFKAEAVLKQAIYKNGAFYDSHIFSKLK
- a CDS encoding YkgJ family cysteine cluster protein; this encodes MPNTVIPSKTISSTPEPVTCANCQACCCQLEVRIVTDTGVPFQYIDYDKWGSEVMKRADDGWCQALDRNTLMCTIYENRPLTCREFEMASNECITEREIAGI
- a CDS encoding substrate-binding domain-containing protein; translated protein: MKKLMLCVLFLFSNVAFADFAIIVHPSNESSFDESVISRIYTGKEKSFSNGNTIIPISQDSKNPTTEQFNSKLLNKSASQLRAYWSKLIFTGKGTPPKELENDSEVIKMVAANPNTIGFVSASAVSDDVKVVLNF
- a CDS encoding NAD(P)/FAD-dependent oxidoreductase, whose translation is MNITTPKIVVIGGGAGGLELATQLGHKLGKKKHADILLIDKNRTHIWKPLLHEVATGSIDPDLDGVVYSAHAAKHHYNFQLGTFCNIDQSNKTITLAPLFDELGHTILPKRTVRYDHLVIAIGSVSNDFNTPGIKEHCYFLDSNQQAERFQHSLLDSFTRLHQDDNQQQSLDIAIVGGGATGVELSAELYHVSELLKLYGLTNMSSKRLHIHLIEAGPRILPALPERIAVSAKRELLKLGVNVREQTQVKEATEQGFITKDEEHINADIMVWAAGVKAPDFIKDLGVFELTRSNQIQVNKFLQSTVDESIFVLGDCCAFTQEDGKLVPPRAQSAHQMAQCVEKNLIATLKHQPLSEFKYSDHGSLVNLSRYSTVGNLMGNLTSNTFFIEGKIARFMYISLYRMHQRAIHGSAKTFALWISEKVLRVVRPKMKLH
- a CDS encoding NADP-dependent oxidoreductase, whose protein sequence is MSATSRQLTLASRPHGTPTDKNFELKTVDLPALKDGEMLLRTIYLSLDPYMRGRMSDAKSYADPVNVGDVMVGATVCQVEKSKNDKFSEGEWVLAYTGWQSYAISNGEGLMQLGKEPANPSYALGIMGMPGFTAYMGLLDIGAPKEGETVVVAAATGPVGATVGQIAKIKGCKVVGVAGGSEKCAHAVEKLGFDACIDHKADDFAEQLEKACDKGIDVYYENVGGKVFDAVLPLLNTAARVPLCGLVSQYNATSLPEGPDRMGMLMGQLLTKRIKMQGFIIFDDYGHRYNEFAQDMQKWLQDGKVQYREHMVEGIENTVSAFNDMLSGKNFGKTVVKINDAL
- a CDS encoding porin codes for the protein MKLQKLMLLGVFISGTSYAEINISGFASINAGKVLSGSGVPQYGVEPTFLADYPNVSGYTEDLSFSPESLIGIQLSGDLGEGLSVTGQIVARGVNDFDANFEWAYISYEINDNWTVQAGKKRLPLFYYSDFFDVGYAYVWMRAPADNYTWQVFNYEGINLLYSGSIGEWGVSANVYAGKEDDDDNKLLSDFFFQEPTREIWEDMLGGVLSLSHDWLELRVTHMQYTNKRFRSGEPVLWDGKDSRDGKFYGLAANFDFGDFFVLSELNRLDLDGNLDTYMISAGYRFDAITPYVMFSDFEQEGEGDTESHNTFAVGVRWDFHPSAALKMQYDRVKDDSFELAVAGDSKAITLGVDVVF
- a CDS encoding RecQ family ATP-dependent DNA helicase; this translates as MNTPLLQSLEQHFGFNQFRAGQQQTIEQLLNGQSSLAIFPTGSGKSLCYQLTAMHLENLTLVVSPLLALMKDQISFLNSKGIYAASLDSSQDQMQSSTVMNDVRNGKIKVLMVSVERFKNERFREFISQVALSMLVVDEAHCISEWGHNFRPDYLKLPRYREELNIPLVLLLTATATKKVKRDMSERFNIAPECIVQTGFYRANLDLSVLSVKTADKNTELTNIVRAQNGPGIVYVTLQQSAEQVANTLSAQGIQAVAYHAGLEDTLRWQIQDDFMAGKINVVVATIAFGMGVDKSDIRFVIHYDLPKSIENYSQEIGRAGRDGNPSNCYTLANLDGLNTVENFVYGDTPELSGIEYVINDIRQAQQQWEMQEYSLSSESNIRQLALKTLLVQLEMQGAITPQYAYYADFKYKFLVDKNELLSQFDEQRQAFLTQIFSHTDFKKIWGTLNFDTLTQAAQVDRKRVVAALDYLAEKNLITLETKRITQVYKVHSEVINNPELAQQLHHYFADKEQAEIKRIAALVRFFELQTCLSYNLARYFDDQNAPAQCGHCSVCRGNTVKLEYSLAPVTINDDVIYQKVDEFLAHMATKGVHNVGVETQCRFLAGMSVPLFARNKVRQLSGFALCEQLRYSDIKATLLGR
- a CDS encoding glutathione S-transferase family protein, with amino-acid sequence MIKLHHLNKSRSKRIIWLLEELEVDYEIVAYQRNKDTFLAPDELKQVHQLGKSPVIEDDGLIVTESGAITDYLITKYGNGKFAPEAGTADYVDYQQWLHFAESSAILPLLLKMFVLKDGAKTQFLEGYADAETAKVISYFNDRLEGKRYLVGDTLTGADFMMSFIVEIVKNSGQLGHFKNLVKYDEQLQSHEKFHTANELEAKYD